A part of Notolabrus celidotus isolate fNotCel1 chromosome 21, fNotCel1.pri, whole genome shotgun sequence genomic DNA contains:
- the tnnt2c gene encoding troponin T2c, cardiac, with the protein MSDTEEIVEEYEQEEEEEEVQEEVEEVEEEEEKVQEEVEEEEEEEVEEEEEDEKEENEQEEESKPKHKTTYVPNIAPPKLPDGEKVDFDDLHRKRVEKDFNDLQSLIESHFSTRQKEEEELVALRSRIERRRSDRAEQQRVRSEQDRERQARLAEEKAKREEEAAKLRADEEAKKKMIFSNKSFGGYLQKVDQKKGKKLTAREEKKKALMERKKPLNIDHLNQEKLVEKAQDLLQWLKQLHAEKFDLGEKLKRQKYEISVLRNRVSDHQRGSKASKTSRGAKGKSGSWK; encoded by the coding sequence ATGTCTGACACCGAGGAGATTGTGGAGGAGtacgagcaggaggaggaagaggaggaggttcaAGAAGAGGTAGAAGAagtagaggaagaagaggagaaggttCAAGAGgaggtagaagaagaagaagaagaggaggtagaagaagaagaagaggatgagaaGGAGGAAAATGAGCAGGAAGAGGAGTCCAAACCAAAACATAAGACGACTTATGTCCCAAACATCGCTCCTCCAAAACTCCCTGATGGCGAGAAGGTGGATTTTGACGACCTGCACCGCAAGAGAGTGGAGAAGGACTTCAACGACCTCCAGTCCCTGATCGAGTCCCACTTCTCCACCCgccagaaggaggaggaagagctggTGGCCTTGAGGAGCCGCATCGAACGCCGCAGATCAGACAGAGCCGAGCAGCAGCGCGTTCGATCCGAGCAGGACCGCGAACGCCAAGCACGCCTTGCCGAGGAGAAAGCGAAGCGCGAAGAGGAGGCCGCCAAGCTCCGTGCCGATGAAGAGGCGAAGAAGAAGATGATATTCTCCAACAAGTCTTTCGGTGGCTACCTCCAGAAGGTGGACCAGAAGAAGGGCAAGAAGCTGACGGCGCgcgaggagaagaagaaggccCTGATGGAGCGCAAGAAGCCGCTCAACATCGACCACCTGAACCAGGAGAAGCTGGTGGAGAAGGCTCAGGATCTGCTGCAGTGGCTGAAACAGCTGCACGCCGAGAAGTTTGACCTCGGCGAGAAGCTCAAGAGGCAGAAGTATGAAATCAGCGTGCTCAGGAACCGAGTCAGCGACCACCAGAGGGGATCCAAAGCATCCAAGACCTCCAGGGGAGCCAAGGGGAAGTCCGGCTCCTGGAAGTGA